GATCGCGGGCTGCCTGGGCGGCATGATCGGCTTCTCGGCGCTGCTGAACCTGATCGGGTCCGACACCAACCCGATGTTTGCGATGCCGTGGTACTGGCACCTGGTGCTGGGCGGCTATGCCTTTGGCCTGGTGTTCATGGTGACCGAACCCGTTTCGGCCAGCCACACCAACGCGGGCCGCTACATCTACGGTGCGCTTATCGGCGTGATGGTGGTGCTGATCCGGGTGCTGAACCCGGCCTTCCCGGAAGGCATGATGCTGGCGATCCTGTTCGGCAACGTCTTTGCGCCGCTGATCGACTACTTCGTCGTGCAAGCAAACATCAAACGGAGGGCGCGCCGCCATGGCTGATACCCAAAGCAAGGGCCTGATTGGCCGCTTCCTCGCCGCATCGCCGGATTCGGTTGGCAAGACCGTGTTCATCGCTGTTGCCGTCTGCCTGGTGGCCTCGATGATCGTGTCCACCGCCGCCGTGTCCCTGCGCCCGGTGCAGGAAACCAACAAGAAGCGCGACAAGCAGCTGAACGTTCTGCAGGTGGCTGGTCTCTATGAGCCGGGCCAGAATGTGGCCGAAGCCTTTGCCGCGTTCGAGCCGCAGGTGCTGGATCTGGAAACCAGCACCTTCACCGACCAGTTCGACGCGGCCACCTTTGACGGGCTGGCTGCTGCGCAGGACCCGGAGCTGAGCCGCGAGCTGGAGAACGACCCGGCCGGCATCGGCCGCCAGTCGCGCTACAAGACCGTGTATCTGCTGCGCGAGGAAAACGGCGATCTGGACAAGGTGATCCTGCCGATCCACGGCTATGGCCTGTGGTCCACCCTCTATGGCTTCATCGCGGTGGAGGAGAACGGCAACGACATCTATGGCCTGCAGTTTTACCAGCACGGCGAAACCCCGGGCCTGGGCGCCGAGGTGGACAACCCGCGCTGGAAAGCGCTGTGGCAGGGCAAGAAGCTGTTCGATGAAGACGGCGATCTGGAGATCACCGTGTCCAAGACCGTGCCGGCCGCCGGCCGCGAGCATTATATCGACGCCCTTGCCGGTGCCACGCTGACCTCTGCCGGGGTCGACAACCTGGTGCGGTTCTGGATGGGCGAAGAAGGCTACGGGCCGTTCCTCAAGTCACTGCAAGCGGGAGAGTTCTGATGTCCCAGAGCAAGAAAGACATGCTGATCGACCCGCTGGTCGACAACAACCCGATCACCCTGCAGGTGCTGGGCATCTGCTCGGCGCTGGCGGTGACCTCGTCGCTGCAGGTGGCCTTTGTGATGACGCTGGCGGTGACCTTCGTGACCGCGTTCTCGTCGATGTTCATCTCGATCCTCAGGAACCAGATCCCGGGCTCGATCCGGATCATCGTGCAGATGGTGATCATCGCCTCGCTGGTGATCCTGGTGGACCAGGTGCTGAAGGCCTATGCCTTTGAGATTTCGAAAACCCTGTCGGTCTTCGTCGGCCTGATCATCACCAACTGCATCGTGATGGGCCGCGCCGAGGCGTTTGCGATGAAGAACCCGCCGGTCGCGTCCTTCATCGACGGCGTGGGCAACGGCCTGGGCTACGGCCTGATCCTGATGCTGGTCGGTTTCATCCGTGAGCTGTTCGGCTCCGGCTCGCTGTTCGGCATCACCCTGCTGGAAACCGTGAACAACGGCGGCTGGTATGTCCCGAACGGTCTGCTGCTGCTGCCGCCCTCGGCCTTCTTCGTGATCGGCCTCCTGATCTGGGCCTTCCGCACCTGGAAGCCGAACCAGGTGGAAGAGCGTGAATACAAAATCCAAACCGTGGAGGCGCACTGATGGAAGGGCTGATTTCACTCGCCGTCAAGGCCATCTTTGTCGAAAACCTCGCGCTGTCCTTCTTCCTGGGCATGTGCACCTTCATCGCGGTGTCCAAGAAGATTTCCACCGCGCTGGGTCTGGGGATTTCGGTGATGGTGGTGCAGGCCATCACCGTGCCTGCCAACAACCTGCTGCTGACCTACCTCCTGAAACCGGGCGCGCTGGCCTGGGCGGGCTTTCCGGACGTGGACCTGACCTTCCTCGGCCTGATCTCCTATATCGGGGTGATCGCGGCGATGGTGCAGATCCTGGAGATGATCCTCGATAAGTATTTCCCGCCGCTCTACAACGCGCTGGGGATCTTCCTGCCGCTGATCACGGTGAACTGCGCGATCCTGGGCGGCTCGCTGTTCATGGTGGAGCGCGATTACAACTTTGCTGAGGCAGCCACTTACGGCCTCTCCTCCGGCTTCGGCTGGGCGCTGGCGATCACCGCGATGGCGGGCGTGCGCGAGAAGCTGAAGTATTCCGACGTGCCGGACGGCCTGCAGGGCCTGGGCATCACCTTTATCACCGCAGGTCTGATGGCGATGGCCTTCATGTCCTTCAGCGGCGTCAAACTGTAAGGAGAGCGCGGAAACATGGAAACTTTCACGCTCGGCGTTGTCCTGTTCACGGTGATCGTGCTGGCGCTGGTGGCCGTCATTCTGGCCGCCCGCTCCCGCCTGGTCTCCACCGGCAACGTCAACATCACCATCAACGGTGAAAAAACCATCTCGGTGCCCGCGGGCGGCAAGCTCTTGCAGACGCTGGCGGCAGAGAAACTGTTCGTCCCCTCCGCCTGCGGCGGCGGCGGCACCTGCGCGCAGTGCCGGGTGCGGGTGCATTCCGGCGGCGGCTCGATCCTGCCGACCGAGGAAAGCCACATCACCAAGCGCGAAGCCGCCTGCGGCGACCGGCTGTCCTGCCAGGTTGCGGTCAAGCAGGACATGGATATCGAAGTCCCCGAAGAGGTCTTCGGCGTCAAGAAATGGCGATGCAAGGTGCGCTCCAACGAAAACGTGGCGACCTTTATCAAGGCGCTGGTGCTGGAGCTGCCCGAAGGCGAGGACGTGAATTTCCGCGCCGGCGGCTACATCCAGATCGAAGCGCCGGAGCATCAGCTGGCCTATACCGATTTCGACATCCAGGAGGAGTATCGCGAGGATTGGGACCGCTTCAATCTGTGGCAGTACAAATCCGTGGTGGATGAGCCGGTCGAGCGCGCCTATTCGATGGCGAACTACCCGGACGAGAAGGGCATCATCATGCTGAACGTCCGCGTCGCCTCGCCGCCGCCGGGCAGCAGCGACATTCCGGCGGGCAAGATGTCGTCCTACATCTTCAACCTGAAACCGGGGGATGAGGTCACCATTTCCGGGCCGTTCGGCGAATTCTTCGCCCGCGACACCGAAAAGGAGATGGTGTTCATCGGCGGCGGCGCCGGCATGGCGCCGATGCGCAGCCACATCTTCGACCAGCTGAAGCGCCTGAAGACCAACCGCAAGATCAGCTTCTGGTACGGCGCGCGGTCGAAGAAAGAGATGTTCTTTGTCGAGGACTTCGACCAGCTCGCAGCGGAAAACCCGAACTTCGAATGGCACGTGGCCCTGTCGGACCCGCAGCCGGGCGATGACTGGGACGGCTACACCGGCTTCATCCACAACGTTCTGTATGAGGAATACCTCAAGAACCATCCGGCGCCGGAAGACTGCGAATTCTACATGTGCGGTCCGCCGATCATGAACCAGTCGGTGATCAACATGCTGCTGGACCTGGGCGTGGACCGCGAGGACATCATGCTCGACGATTTCGGCGGCTGAGCCGGACCCCGAAGCGGAAAATCAAAAGCCCCGGATGGAGACATCCGGGGCTTCGCCGTTTGGAGCGGATCGGCCGCCGTGGGGCAGATCCTGCTCTAGGCCGGCACGGCAGTCCCGATCTTGTTCCAAAGCTCATCGGCAACCACACCTATTGCCTGGTCCCTGCGCCGCATCTTGAAAATCATCGTCCGGCGTAAAGGAAACCCTTCCAGGTTCAGGGGAAGCAAGGCCCCGGACCGCCGTTCGTCCTCCGTCATGTGATCCGGCAGGCCGCCCCAGCCGAGACCGG
This window of the Leisingera daeponensis DSM 23529 genome carries:
- a CDS encoding Na(+)-translocating NADH-quinone reductase subunit C codes for the protein MADTQSKGLIGRFLAASPDSVGKTVFIAVAVCLVASMIVSTAAVSLRPVQETNKKRDKQLNVLQVAGLYEPGQNVAEAFAAFEPQVLDLETSTFTDQFDAATFDGLAAAQDPELSRELENDPAGIGRQSRYKTVYLLREENGDLDKVILPIHGYGLWSTLYGFIAVEENGNDIYGLQFYQHGETPGLGAEVDNPRWKALWQGKKLFDEDGDLEITVSKTVPAAGREHYIDALAGATLTSAGVDNLVRFWMGEEGYGPFLKSLQAGEF
- a CDS encoding NADH:ubiquinone reductase (Na(+)-transporting) subunit D, which produces MSQSKKDMLIDPLVDNNPITLQVLGICSALAVTSSLQVAFVMTLAVTFVTAFSSMFISILRNQIPGSIRIIVQMVIIASLVILVDQVLKAYAFEISKTLSVFVGLIITNCIVMGRAEAFAMKNPPVASFIDGVGNGLGYGLILMLVGFIRELFGSGSLFGITLLETVNNGGWYVPNGLLLLPPSAFFVIGLLIWAFRTWKPNQVEEREYKIQTVEAH
- the nqrE gene encoding NADH:ubiquinone reductase (Na(+)-transporting) subunit E, coding for MEGLISLAVKAIFVENLALSFFLGMCTFIAVSKKISTALGLGISVMVVQAITVPANNLLLTYLLKPGALAWAGFPDVDLTFLGLISYIGVIAAMVQILEMILDKYFPPLYNALGIFLPLITVNCAILGGSLFMVERDYNFAEAATYGLSSGFGWALAITAMAGVREKLKYSDVPDGLQGLGITFITAGLMAMAFMSFSGVKL
- the nqrF gene encoding NADH:ubiquinone reductase (Na(+)-transporting) subunit F, coding for METFTLGVVLFTVIVLALVAVILAARSRLVSTGNVNITINGEKTISVPAGGKLLQTLAAEKLFVPSACGGGGTCAQCRVRVHSGGGSILPTEESHITKREAACGDRLSCQVAVKQDMDIEVPEEVFGVKKWRCKVRSNENVATFIKALVLELPEGEDVNFRAGGYIQIEAPEHQLAYTDFDIQEEYREDWDRFNLWQYKSVVDEPVERAYSMANYPDEKGIIMLNVRVASPPPGSSDIPAGKMSSYIFNLKPGDEVTISGPFGEFFARDTEKEMVFIGGGAGMAPMRSHIFDQLKRLKTNRKISFWYGARSKKEMFFVEDFDQLAAENPNFEWHVALSDPQPGDDWDGYTGFIHNVLYEEYLKNHPAPEDCEFYMCGPPIMNQSVINMLLDLGVDREDIMLDDFGG